A region from the Pelobates fuscus isolate aPelFus1 chromosome 1, aPelFus1.pri, whole genome shotgun sequence genome encodes:
- the LOC134601614 gene encoding uncharacterized protein LOC134601614, which produces MSEETFLYLCAKLRPAMEKQTTNFRACLPVRKRVAIALWKLATNSEYRSIGHRFGVSKSSVCRCVQDFCKAVCTLLAPEIINFPDWQQLKDMADYFENRWGLPQCVGAIDGSHIPIIAPQEYHTDYFNGKGWHSIILQGVVDGKGLFWSVNVGKPGSLPDARVLRLAFWDWVGQGGLYPVCTKNIGGVNVGYYVLGDSAYPLQNWLLKPFPDNGRLTPEQQTYNKKTSRARVVVENAFGRLKGRWCCLMNWNDSDIALVKSMVLTCCALHNLCERHGEDFHQDWNTSAEEPGRVITQDRRRVQ; this is translated from the coding sequence ATGTCGGAGGAAACATTTTTATACCTTTGTGCAAAGCTACGTCCAGCGATGGAGAAGCAAACCACCAACTTCAGAGCCTGTTTGCCTGTGAGGAAAAGAGTTGCCATTGCACTGTGGAAGCTGGCtaccaacagtgaatacagaagtATAGGTCATCGTTTTGGTGTCAGTAAATCATCAGTGTGCCGGTGTGTGCAGGACTTCTGTAAGGCTGTATGCACATTGCTAGCTCCTGAAATTATTAATTTTCCGGACTGGCAACAGCTTAAAGACATGGCTGACTACTTTGAGAACAGGTGGGGCCTTCCACAGTGTGTTGGTGCTATTGATGGGTCACACATACCAATAATAGCACCACAAGAATACCACACTGACTACTTCAACGGAAAAGGCTGGCATTCCATCATCCTCCAAGGAGTAGTGGATGGAAAAGGACTATTCTGGAGTGTGAACGTAGGAAAGCCTGGGAGCTTGCCTGATGCTCGGGTTCTACGACTGGCATTTTGGGATTGGGTTGGCCAGGGAGGCCTGTATCCTGTTTGCACTAAGAACATTGGGGGGGTGAATGTTGGCTATTATGTGCTCGGGGACTCTGCCTACCCTTTACAAAATTGGCTCCTGAAACCATTTCCTGACAATGGCCGCCTGACACCAGAACAACAAACCTACAACAAGAAAACATCCAGGGCACGGGTCGTAGTTGAAAATGCATTCGGAAGACTTAAGGGTAGGTGGTGTTGTCTTATGAATTGGAATGACAGTGACATTGCACTTGTCAAATCCATGGTGCTTACTTGCTGTGCTCTTCACAATCTTTGTGAAAGACATGGAGAAGACTTCCACCAGGATTGGAATACGTCTGCAGAAGAGCCAGGACGGGTAATTACACAGGATAGAAGACGAGTGCAGTGA